From the genome of Myxococcales bacterium, one region includes:
- the pntB gene encoding Re/Si-specific NAD(P)(+) transhydrogenase subunit beta yields MPQSLQNIAYLVAGVLFIKSLGGLSKQVSARRGNLFGIVGMLIALVATAASPTVTGYGVLAGAIGIGAVIGAMLAARVAMTNMPQLVAVLHSFVGAAAVLVGIASFLAPPADLSGAEAVIHEVEVFLGVFIGAITFTGSVVAYLKLQGLIRTKPLLLPGRHLANLAMVGVCAWLCAQFLSAPEHGGLQPLLIMTAIAGVLGVHLVMAIGGADMPVVVSMLNSYSGWAASAAGFMLANDLLIITGALVGSSGAILSYIMCKAMNRSIVSVIFGGFGADEGAIPAKASGEAQGEVVSIAANETAELLAKAKSVVVVPGYGMAVAQAQYPLWEVAKLLGERGVKVRFAIHPVAGRLPGHMNVLLAEAKVPYDVVLEMDDINEDFPGTDVVIVIGANDIVNPGALDDTSSPIYGMPVLEVWKAKTCVVMKRSMASGYAGVENPLFFKENTRMLFGDAKKTIDAILGD; encoded by the coding sequence TCGTCGGTATGTTGATCGCGCTGGTCGCCACCGCGGCGAGTCCGACCGTCACCGGTTACGGCGTCCTGGCGGGCGCCATCGGAATCGGCGCGGTGATCGGGGCGATGCTCGCTGCACGCGTCGCAATGACGAACATGCCGCAGCTGGTTGCCGTCTTGCACAGCTTCGTCGGAGCCGCGGCGGTGCTGGTGGGCATAGCGAGCTTCCTCGCGCCGCCGGCCGATCTCAGCGGGGCCGAGGCCGTCATCCACGAGGTCGAGGTGTTCCTCGGCGTCTTCATCGGCGCCATCACCTTCACCGGTTCCGTCGTTGCGTACCTCAAGCTGCAGGGGCTCATTCGCACCAAGCCGCTGCTCCTGCCCGGCCGCCATCTGGCGAATCTGGCCATGGTGGGTGTTTGTGCCTGGCTCTGCGCCCAGTTCTTGTCGGCGCCCGAGCACGGGGGTCTGCAGCCGCTGCTGATCATGACGGCCATCGCGGGTGTGCTCGGTGTGCACCTGGTGATGGCCATCGGCGGCGCGGACATGCCGGTCGTGGTGTCGATGCTCAACAGTTATTCCGGCTGGGCCGCCTCGGCCGCGGGGTTCATGTTGGCGAACGACCTGCTCATCATCACCGGCGCGCTGGTGGGTTCGAGCGGCGCGATCCTCAGCTACATCATGTGCAAGGCCATGAACCGCTCGATCGTCAGCGTCATCTTCGGCGGTTTCGGCGCCGACGAGGGTGCGATTCCGGCCAAGGCTTCGGGCGAAGCTCAGGGCGAGGTCGTCAGCATTGCGGCGAACGAGACCGCGGAGCTGTTGGCGAAGGCCAAGAGTGTGGTGGTCGTACCCGGTTACGGCATGGCGGTGGCGCAGGCGCAATATCCTCTGTGGGAGGTGGCGAAGCTGTTGGGGGAGCGCGGCGTGAAGGTCCGCTTCGCCATTCACCCGGTCGCCGGGCGTTTGCCGGGACACATGAACGTGCTCCTGGCGGAGGCCAAGGTGCCCTACGACGTCGTGCTCGAGATGGACGATATCAACGAGGATTTCCCCGGGACCGACGTGGTGATCGTGATCGGGGCCAACGACATCGTGAACCCCGGCGCGCTCGACGACACGTCGAGCCCCATCTACGGCATGCCGGTGCTCGAGGTCTGGAAGGCCAAGACCTGTGTGGTGATGAAGCGCAGCATGGCGAGCGGCTACGCCGGCGTTGAAAACCCGCTGTTCTTCAAGGAAAACACCCGCATGTTGTTCGGCGACGCCAAGAAGACCATCGACGCAATCCTGGGCGAT